The Papaver somniferum cultivar HN1 unplaced genomic scaffold, ASM357369v1 unplaced-scaffold_18, whole genome shotgun sequence genome includes a window with the following:
- the LOC113337816 gene encoding phosphoglycerate kinase 3, cytosolic-like, with protein MVAKKRCVGDLKEADLRGKKVLVRVDLDVPLDDNLNITDDTKLKAALPTIQYLIRHGAKVILASHIGNPRGVMPSFSLKPLVHALSELMHNNVSFVNDCIGEEVFKSVAAIPDGGVLLLENLRFYPEEEKNDLDFAKKLASLADLYVNDAFRNAHIAHASTEGLTRFLSPCVAGFLMRKELHYLVGVLQSPKRPFVAIVSGSKLSSEVEVVKFMMEKADVLIVGGSMVFTFHRAQNLSVGASLVEEDKVGLAKSFLRKSLGVNKRVQLVLPIDFIVADKFAPDANSKRVGMLAIPGGWMGLDIGMNSINTINRKLDSAKTVVWYGSMGVFGMKKFSDGAQEIAKKLAEISGKGAKTIIGGDDLIADVEEVGLEEKMNHISTQNKAGHVRDYTVIIAMTKLLHGYSFHKIS; from the exons atggtggcGAAAAAGAGGTGTGTTGGTGATCTTAAAGAGGCTGATTTACGAGGAAAGAAAGTACTTGTTAGGGTTGATTTAGATGTTCCATTGGATGACAATTTGAACATTACTGATGATACTAAGCTAAAAGCTGCTCTTCCTACTATTCAATACTTGATTCGTCATGGAGCCAAAGTTATTCTCGCTAGTCATATTGGGAACCCACGGGGCGTTATGCCTAGTTTCAGCTTGAAGCCTCTTGTGCATGCATTGAGTGAGCTAATGCATAACAATGTGAGTTTTGTCAATGATTGTATAGGGGAGGAAGTTTTTAAATCTGTTGCTGCAATTCCTGATGGAGGTGTTCTACTCCTGGAGAATTTGAGGTTTTACCCAGAGGAAGAGAAGAATGACCTCGATTTTGCGAAAAAGCTAGCGTCTCTGGCCGATCTGTATGTCAATGATGCATTTCGAAATGCTCACATAGCTCATGCTTCCACAGAGGGGCTAACTAGGTTCTTATCGCCTTGTGTGGCTGGATTCCTTATGCGAAAGGAACTTCATTATCTTGTTGGAGTTCTTCAAAGTCCCAAGAGGCCATTTGTTGCCATTGTTTCTGGTTCAAAGCTCTCATCTGAGGTAGAAGTTGTTAAGTTCATGATGGAGAAAGCTGATGTTCTCATTGTAGGTGGAAGTATGGTTTTCACATTTCACAGGGCTCAAAACTTATCTGTCGGAGCATCCCTTGTGGAGGAAGACAAGGTTGGCCTTGCCAAATCATTTCTTCGCAAGTCCCTGGGGGTCAACAAGAGAGTGCAGTTGGTATTGCCAATCGATTTTATTGTTGCTGACAAATTTGCTCCTGATGCAAACAGCAAGAGAGTAGGAATGCTTGCAATCCCAGGAGGTTGGATGGGATTGGATATTGGTATGAATTCTATTAATACAATTAACAGAAAACTCGACAGCGCAAAGACTGTCGTGTGGTATGGATCTATGGGAGTGTTTGGGATGAAGAAATTCAGTGACGGAGCACAGGAAATTGCCAAGAAGCTGGCAGAGATTAGTGGGAAGGGAGCAAAAACCATCATTGGAGGTGATGACTTAATTGCAGATGTGGAGGAAGTAGGTCTGGAAGAGAAGATGAATCACATCtcaact CAAAACAAAGCTGGTCATGTGAGGGACTACACTGTAATAATAGCAATGACAAAGCTTTTGCATGGATATAGTTTtcacaaaattagttaa
- the LOC113337817 gene encoding putative F-box protein At3g52320 codes for MSSSCIPVLDVGHQTKKRKQETFKEIDAELCKKLPEDLAIENIATRLPARTLARYSCVSKLWYNSIFNDARFAAHHFALQSHKKLVFNLLNVSSGSHFQKAYLFNLQRNDSDKNIDDYDGDDDHVSSNYIVNPARGETLALMYCDPTISTGGEHLCHGFGFESSSQEYKVVIIFTTRTTNQEKEDEQLFVCMVITSGTNSWRKIVTKTSEMSLPFSSPHRRIMVTRAWRNYRRSATLCGGDLFWRIANYKQGGEGILL; via the exons ATGTCATCATCATGCATTCCTGTTCTTGATGTAGGTCATCAGACAAAGAAGAGAAAgcaggaaacattcaaagaaatCGACGCCGAATTATGTAAAAAGCTCCCAGAGGATTTAGCGATCGAAAATATTGCAACGAGATTACCAGCTCGGACACTAGCTCGATACAGTTGCGTGAGTAAGTTGTGGTACAATTCTATTTTCAATGATGCGCGTTTTGCCGCACATCACTTTGCTCTTCAAAGCCATAAGAAACTTGTTTTTAATCTCCTTAATGTATCCAGCGGAAGTCATTTTCAAAAGGCTTACCTTTTCAATTTGCAACGGAATGACAGTGATAAAAATATTGATGattatgatggtgatgatgatcatGTT TCTAGTAACTATATCGTTAACCCGGCTAGAGGTGAAACACTTGCTCTCATGTATTGTGATCCTACTATTAGTACTGGAGGTGAACATTTGTgtcatggttttggttttgagTCATCGTCACAAGAATACAAGGTTGTAATCATCTTTACTACTCGTACTACGAATCAGGAAAAGGAAGACGAGCAGTTGTTTGTCTGCATGGTTATTACATCGGGAACTAATTCATGGAGAAAGATAGTTACTAAGACTTCTGAAATGTCACTACCATTTTCATCTCCTCATAGGCGAATAATGGTAACGAGAGCTTGGAGAAATTACCGTAGATCGGCCACCCTTTGCGGGGGTGATCTTTTCTGGAGGATAGCTAATTATAAACAAGGAGGTGAGGGAATATTGCTCTGA
- the LOC113337818 gene encoding probable LRR receptor-like serine/threonine-protein kinase At3g47570 — MEFNYKTSFVLFTLLSFWNILPTSQSIIAETDRLALLAFKDKITDDPLGVLNSWNASSHCSNWTGITCSRRHPSRVTRLVLSSMSLVGSISPYIGNLSFLRVLFLYDNHFRGEIPQEVGHLSRLQTFVVANNTLAGKIPRNLSSCKDLEVFSLSRNDLVGGIPTELGSLFKLQNLLLSANRLEGTIPVSLSNLSVLTAFHLALNNLHGYIPSELGQLSRLTIFTVSSNNLSGTIPPQLFDISLITVFSVSGNKFHGTIPPDIGTTLPNLELLSLDGNRFSGVLPNSISNLSRLSKLGLSDNQFTGSVPSNLGNLKNLTVLNIEKNYLGREEVDNLSFLNSLPNCSKLAILSIYDNHFSGQLPVSIANLSTKLRGLYVGKNNIFGEIHPGIENLINLNVLGMQGNQLTGSIPVFVGKLPNLIYFSLSDNQLSGKIPSNICNNTQLSKIDFSINRLQGGIPPNFGNCQKMMVLELAQNQLTGPIPKELIGLSSITGGVDLSGNQLTGYLPSEVGNLERIVDLRLSNNRLSGKLPDSLGKCIGLEGLSLDGNLFEWVIPPSLKNLKGLQKLDMSGNNFSGQIPGYLESFASLGYLNLSSNDFEGEVPKQGIFKNIRAFSVLGNDKLCGGIPLLHLPSCPRPSFEKASKRSPLKRLLLIIFGVVVCVILMGSFLIWFWRRKATKKTLSPLNNPLDNMFQKVSYKELLKATNGFSVENLVGVGSYGSVYKGLLSLSHEVTTVVAVKVLDLQRRGASKSFMAECEAMRCIRHRNLVKMLTSCSSIDFKGDEFKALVSEFMPNGSLEEWLHPTPNDVQSSWRPLTFMERLNVAIDVASALDYLHHRCQTPIVHCDLKPGNVLLDNDMNSRVGDFGLAKFLGGVIINVESGHHTASTSVGIRGSVGYAAPEYGMGRDISTYGDVYSYGIMVVEIFTGKGPTDDIFTDGLSLHTFAKTALLQDHVIEIVDPTLPGHVRLEDDNNSRDLINVENETKLCEALVRIFNLGVMCSVESPKERMEMAQVVKELQSIKKAYLSRL; from the exons ATGGAGTTTAATTATAAGACGAGCTTCGTGTTGTTCACCCTTCTTTCATTCTGGAATATCCTACCTACATCCCAATCTATCATCGCCGAAACTGATCGACTAGCTTTACTTGCATTCAAAGACAAGATAACCGATGACCCATTGGGAGTACTAAATTCATGGAATGCATCGTCTCATTGCAGCAATTGGACAGGAATTACATGCAGTCGTCGGCATCCAAGCAGGGTCACTAGGTTGGTTCTGAGCTCTATGAGTTTGGTAGGTTCTATATCTCCGTACATTGGCAATCTTtcattcttaagagttttattcctGTATGACAACCATTTCAGAGGCGAAATTCCACAAGAAGTTGGTCATTTATCTCGCCTTCAAACTTTTGTTGTGGCAAATAATACACTTGCAGGGAAAATTCCTAGGAATCTATCCTCTTGTAAAGATCTCGAAGTTTTTTCATTATCAAGGAATGATTTGGTAGGAGGAATACCTACCGAGCTCGGTTCCCTATTTAAGCTTCAAAATTTGTTGCTCTCCGCCAACCGCCTAGAAGGAACCATCCCGGTTTCACTATCAAACCTTTCGGTTCTCACTGCATTTCATTTAGCGCTCAACAATTTACACGGTTACATTCCATCCGAGCTTGGCCAGTTATCAAGATTAACTATTTTTACAGTCTCATCAAATAACTTGTCAGGAACCATTCCACCCCAACTTTTTGATATCTCTCTGATCACTGTTTTTTCTGTAAGCGGCAATAAATTCCACGGAACCATTCCACCCGACATCGGGACTACTCTCCCAAATCTCGAACTCCTTTCTTTAGATGGAAATAGATTTTCTGGTGTGCTACCTAATTCCATATCCAATCTTTCTAGACTGTCTAAATTAGGTCTCTCCGATAATCAGTTCACTGGGTCTGTACCTTCTAATTTGGGTAACTTGAAAAATCTCACTGTTTTAAATATTGAGAAAAATTATCTTGGAAGAGAGGAAGTAGATAACCTTAGCTTTCTTAACTCATTACCGAATTGCAGTAAATTAGCGATTCTTTCCATTTATGACAACCATTTTTCAGGGCAACTACCGGTTTCCATAGCTAACCTCTCGACAAAGCTTAGGGGACTGTATGTGGGGAAAAACAATATATTTGGTGAAATTCATCCTGGAATTGAGAACCTTATCAACTTAAATGTATTAGGCATGCAGGGTAACCAGCTAACCGGAAGTATTCCTGTTTTTGTTGGAAAACTTCCTAATTTAATATACTTTTCGCTGTCGGATAACCAACTCTCTGGAAAAATTCCGTCCAACATTTGCAACAACACTCAGTTGAGCAAAATTGATTTTAGTATCAATAGACTGCAAGGTGGAATTCCACCAAATTTTGGCAACTGTCAGAAAATGATGGTACTGGAACTTGCACAAAATCAGCTTACCGGCCCAATACCTAAAGAACTGATTGGTCTTTCTTCAATAACTGGTGGGGTGGATTTATCGGGAAATCAGTTAACTGGTTATTTGCCATCAGAGGTTGGTAACTTGGAGAGGATTGTCGACCTTCGCTTATCTAATAATCGATTATCAGGGAAACTCCCAGATTCTTTAGGGAAATGTATTGGTTTGGAAGGACTTTCCCTGGATGGTAACTTATTCGAATGGGTCATTCCTCCATCCTTGAAAAATCTAAAGGGACTCCAAAAGTTAGATATGTCAGGTAATAATTTTTCTGGACAAATTCCGGGGTATTTGGAGTCCTTTGCTTCCCTCGGATATCTGAATCTGTCTTCCAATGACTTTGAAGGTGAAGTACCGAAACAAGGGATTTTCAAGAATATACGTGCATTTTCAGTCCTCGGAAATGACAAGCTCTGTGGAGGAATTCCGCTACTTCATCTGCCGAGTTGCCCGAGACCTAGCTTTGAAAAAGCAAGTAAGCGATCCCCTCTCAAGAGATTGCTGCTAATAATATTCGGagttgttgtctgtgttattcttATGGGTTCCTTTCTCATATGGTTCTGGAGGAGAAAAGCAACAAAGAAAACTTTGTCACCTTTAAACAATCCTTTGGATAATATGTTTCAAAAGGTCTCGTACAAAGAACTTCTCAAAGCGACAAACGGATTTTCGGTAGAAAATTTAGTTGGAGTTGGAAGCTACGGATCTGTTTACAAAGGATTGTTATCGCTGAGCCATGAGGTAACAACAGTTGTTGCAGTGAAAGTACTGGACCTTCAAAGGCGGGGAGCTTCAAAAAGTTTCATGGCGGAATGTGAAGCAATGAGATGTATTCGGCATCGAAATCTCGTGAAGATGTTGACATCATGTTCTTCTATTGATTTTAAAGGAGATGAATTCAAAGCTCTTGTTTCCGAGTTCATGCCAAATGGGAGTCTTGAGGAGTGGTTACACCCAACACCAAATGACGTACAATCATCCTGGAGACCATTAACTTTTATGGAGAGACTAAATGTAGCCATTGATGTTGCTTCTGCTTTAGATTATCTTCATCATCGTTGTCAGACACCTATAGTTCACTGTGATCTGAAGCCAGGCAATGTTTTACTTGATAATGACATGAACAGTCGTGTTGGTGACTTCGGATTAGCGAagtttcttggtggagtcatcatcAATGTTGAATCTGGACATCATACCGCCAGTACTTCAGTTGGGATAAGGGGCTCGGTTGGTTATGCTGCTCCAG AGTATGGAATGGGTAGAGACATATCGACTTATGGAGATGTCTACAGTTACGGGATCATGGTGGTAGAGATTTTTACTGGAAAGGGACCTACGGATGACATATTCACAGATGGTTTGAGCCTTCATACCTTTGCTAAGACAGCTCTTCTTCAAGATCATGTAATAGAAATTGTTGATCCTACACTGCCTGGTCATGTTCGTCTCGAAGATGATAACAACTCCAGAGATCTTATCAATGTCGAGAATGAGACCAAATTATGCGAGGCTTTGGTGAGGATTTTCAATCTTGGCGTTATGTGTTCAGTTGAATCACCCAAAGAACGGATGGAAATGGCACAGGTCGTGAAAGAGTTGCAATCAATCAAGAAAGCATATCTCTCCAGGCTTTAG